The DNA segment AAATTTGGTCAATGATAATATTCAGAAAATCACCATGTGGATTCTTATTGCCAGTGGATTTCTTGCACTCGTTGCGGTATTGCTAATTAATAGCTCAATGCGTCTCTCCATTCATAGCAACCGTTTTATTATTAAGACGATGCAGATGGTAGGAGCAACAAAATCATTTATTCGTTCTCCTTTTATCTGGCGTAGTATTAGACTTGGAATAATAGGTGCTGTTTTGGCAATATTGGCATTACTTGCCGTTTTGTACTATGTTGACACAAATTACCCTGGATTAGAAATTATACAAGACAAACCAATGATTGGTGCGGTACTATTAGCCGTACTGCTAGTGGGAATTCTTATCACTTGGATAAGTACATTTATAGCCACTCAGAGATTTTTAAACCTTCGCACAGACGATTTATATTAATATATTATGAACGAGCAACAACCGACAGAATTTCTTTTTCATAAAGAAAATTACAAAATTCTACTTATCGCATTGTGTATAATCGCACTTGGATTTATTTTAATGTCTGGTGGGGGAAGTGATGATCCGAAAGTTTTTAATGAAGAAATTTTCAATTTTAGACGAATCAGGTTAGCGCCTACAATGGTACTTATCGGAATTGGCGTTGCGATATATTCAATATTAAGAAATCCCAAAAAATAATTAATGGACTTTTTTCAAGCTATTATTCTGGCCATAATCGAAGG comes from the Flavobacterium ardleyense genome and includes:
- a CDS encoding DUF3098 domain-containing protein; amino-acid sequence: MNEQQPTEFLFHKENYKILLIALCIIALGFILMSGGGSDDPKVFNEEIFNFRRIRLAPTMVLIGIGVAIYSILRNPKK